The Kwoniella bestiolae CBS 10118 chromosome 7, complete sequence genome has a segment encoding these proteins:
- a CDS encoding methylthioribose-1-phosphate isomerase — protein MVAQAPSGKKPLPDMMTSIRIDKSGQVEIVDQLLLPHSVVWIPISTPEEAFEAIKSMKIRGAPAIASLAALSLKSSLSRSSLTNTFSSTQQVVDWVKEQCDYLQSSRPTAVNLSEAMNRIRAYLQNVSEGKEEIIEKVKEICQDVHEEDLERNMQMGKLGADWLFAKRGKGNKNKLKVVTVCNTGSLATSGYGTAIGVITALYEHDQLDTAYYAQTTPYHQGSRLTSLELTTLEIPACMICDTMLGSLFQHEDIDGVIVGADRVVKNGDTANKIGTYQAAVLAQRHNIPFMVVAPVTTIDLSLKTGADIHIEQRPSIEATQVRGLNTETGKLSVVRITPEGVGEGDKPWQRVYNPSFDVTPAELISCVVTEKGVAERKEGEKAIDVASIC, from the exons ATGGTCGCTCAAGCTCCCTCGGGTAAAAAACCTTTGCCAGACATGATGACTTCCATCCGAATAGACAAGTCGGGTCAGGTCGAGATTGTCGATCAATTGTTGCTTCC CCACTCGGTAGTTTGGATCCCCATCTCGACTCCCGAAGAAGCATTCGAAGCCATCAAATCCATGAAAATCCGCGGAGCACCCGCCATAGCCTCTCTCGCTGCTCTCTCACTCAAATCCTCCCTATCCCGATCCTCCCTCACCaataccttctcttccacaCAACAGGTGGTGGACTGGGTCAAGGAACAATGCGATTACCTCCAATCCTCGAGACCTACCGCCGTAAATCTCAGCGAAGCTATGAACAGGATTCGAGCTTACCTCCAAAATGTCAGTGAAGGTAAAGAAGAAATCATAGAAAAGGTCAAAGAGATATGCCAGGATGTTCatgaggaggatctggagaGGAATATGCAGATGGGTAAATTGGGGGCGGACTGGTTGTTCGCTAAGCGAGGAAAGGGGAACAAGAATAAGTTGAAGGTGGTTACTGTTTGTAACACTGGGAGTTTGGCTACTTCT GGCTACGGGACAGCCATAGGAGTCATCACAGCGTTGTACGAGCACGACCAGCTCGATACGGCCTATTACGCCCAGACAACACCTTATCATCAAGGATCGAGATTAACAAGTTTAGAATTGACCACTTTAGAAATTCCCGCTTGTATGATAT GTGACACCATGCTCGGTTCATTATTCCAACACGAAGACATCGACGGCGTGATCGTCGGCGCTGATAGAGTAGTCAAGAATGGAGATACCGCcaacaag ATCGGTACATACCAAGCTGCAGTGTTGGCTCAGCGACACAACATCCCATTTATGGTAGTAGCTCCAGTAACTACCATCGATCTATCCCTCAAGACAGGAGCGGA TATACACATCGAACAGCGCCCCTCCATCGAAGCCACCCAAGTACGAGGTCTCAACACCGAAACTGGTAAACTCAGCGTTGTACGAATCACCCCTGAAGGCGTAGGAGAGGGTGACAAACCCTGGCAGAGGGTGTACAATCCTTCGTTCGACGTGACTCCTGCGGAATTGATCA GCTGCGTGGTGACAGAGAAAGGAGTggcggagaggaaggagggtgaaaagGCTATTGATGTGGCGTCGATCTGTTAA